The bacterium genome includes a region encoding these proteins:
- a CDS encoding UDP-N-acetylmuramoyl-tripeptide--D-alanyl-D-alanine ligase: MTRNAAWTIEFVVRATGGRLVAAPPGYADLTFDRVSTDSRTIGEGELFVALDGPNFDAADFLADAVEKGAAAVIVAGDVAVHDVLAKRAAFVAVPDTLAALGDLAHAHRELFAAPVVAITGSTGKTTTKDMLGAILTRHFGEDVLITEGNFNNLIGMPLTLLRLRAHHRAAVLELGMSMRGEMRRLARIARPDIGVVTNVAEAHMERLPNIEAVAAAKRELVEDLDEKRAAVLNADDPRVAAMASGARFRVVTFGVDNPADVRGEDIRVAGADGIRFTLAMDDARTPVTMSVIGRHNVHNALAAAAASRELGVPAETIALGLEAFRPAAMRLRVLNILNVRVLDDTYNASPRSMDAALSTLAELAGGGRKIVVVGDMKELGAESEAAHRRLGRHVAKIGADRLFAIGEYAHFVAEGAIEENMDAGRIVRAENHQAIVEALRDLAAAGDTVLVKGSRAMRMECVVKGLKGEMF, encoded by the coding sequence ATGACGCGCAACGCGGCATGGACAATCGAATTCGTGGTGCGCGCGACGGGCGGGCGTCTCGTGGCCGCGCCGCCGGGCTACGCGGATCTGACGTTCGATCGCGTGTCGACCGACAGCCGCACGATCGGCGAGGGCGAACTGTTCGTGGCGCTGGACGGGCCGAATTTCGACGCGGCGGACTTTCTCGCGGACGCGGTGGAAAAGGGCGCGGCGGCGGTCATCGTGGCCGGCGACGTCGCGGTGCACGACGTGCTCGCCAAGCGCGCGGCGTTTGTCGCCGTGCCCGACACGCTCGCGGCGCTCGGCGATCTGGCGCACGCGCATCGCGAATTGTTTGCCGCGCCGGTCGTCGCGATCACGGGATCGACCGGCAAGACGACGACCAAGGACATGCTCGGCGCGATCCTGACGCGGCATTTCGGCGAGGACGTGCTCATCACCGAGGGCAATTTCAACAACCTCATCGGCATGCCGCTGACGCTGTTGCGCCTGCGGGCTCATCACCGTGCGGCCGTGCTCGAACTGGGCATGAGCATGCGCGGCGAGATGCGGCGGCTCGCCCGGATCGCGCGGCCGGACATCGGCGTGGTGACCAACGTCGCCGAGGCGCACATGGAGCGCCTTCCGAATATCGAGGCGGTCGCCGCGGCCAAGCGCGAGCTGGTCGAGGATCTCGACGAAAAGCGCGCGGCGGTGCTGAACGCCGACGATCCACGCGTCGCCGCGATGGCCTCAGGCGCGCGTTTTCGCGTGGTGACGTTCGGCGTCGACAATCCGGCCGACGTGCGCGGCGAGGATATCCGCGTCGCCGGCGCGGACGGCATCCGCTTCACGCTCGCGATGGACGATGCGCGCACGCCCGTGACGATGAGCGTCATCGGGCGGCACAACGTCCACAACGCGCTCGCCGCCGCCGCGGCCTCCCGCGAGCTTGGCGTGCCGGCCGAGACGATCGCACTCGGGCTCGAGGCGTTCCGTCCCGCCGCGATGCGCCTGCGCGTTCTCAACATCCTGAATGTGCGCGTCCTGGACGACACCTACAACGCGAGCCCGCGCAGCATGGACGCGGCGCTCTCGACCCTCGCCGAATTGGCGGGCGGCGGGCGCAAGATCGTCGTGGTCGGCGACATGAAGGAGCTCGGCGCCGAAAGCGAGGCCGCGCACCGGCGGCTCGGGCGGCACGTCGCGAAGATCGGCGCGGACCGCCTGTTCGCGATCGGGGAGTACGCGCATTTCGTCGCCGAGGGCGCGATCGAGGAAAACATGGACGCCGGGCGCATCGTGCGCGCCGAAAATCATCAGGCGATCGTCGAGGCGCTGCGCGATCTGGCCGCGGCGGGCGACACCGTGCTCGTGAAGGGCTCGCGCGCGATGCGGATGGAGTGCGTGGTGAAGGGGCTGAAGGGAGAGATGTTCTGA